GAGGGTTCCGATGCGACCGCCGGAGATGCGCACGCGCCGGAGGCGGGATCCTCTGCCCGTGATGGTCGTCGCGCGCAGCTGCGCGATGTCGACATCAACGAGCACGGCGCCGGTCAGATCCAGGTGGTCGACCGACACGCCGCGGAGCGCGCATTCGGTGAACGTCGCGTGCGAGGCATCCGTGGTCTGCGCCCACTCGCTCCACGCGAGCTGGAAGTGATCGCCGCCACGGCGCGGTCGTTCACCGTCCTCGAGGTGCGTTGGCAGGTCCGGCGCCGAGATGCGCGGCGCGAGCGGGGAGGACGATCGGGCCATCCATCCACGGTACGCCCACCGACGCGCGGCACTGCGCCGCCGCGGTTGCCTGGGCCGGGTAGAATTGTGACAGCAGCATCGATCCGGCCATCACCGGGGAGCTCTCGGAAGAACAGGACGCCGGTCCTCAGTAGAACCGAGCGGGGCAGGCCCGTCACAGCCGTCGTATGAGCGGTCCGGTCCCGCAGTTCGCGGATCCGGGCAAGCGGGGTGGTACCGCGATCCGCACGGGTCGTCCTCGCAGGAAGCATCGCAACCTGCTGGAGTGACATGACCTACCCTCGTCCGACCACAACCCCTGGCAGCTCGTTCGGCCCTGCCGCCGTGCCGGTCTCATCCAGCCCGCGCTTCCCGGAGATCGAACTCGAGGTTCTGGACTTCTGGCGCCAGGACGGGACGTTCCAGGCCTCCATCGCCCAGCGTGAGGGCGCTGAGGAGTGGGTCTTCTACGACGGTCCGCCGTTCGCGAACGGGCTGCCGCACTACGGCCACCTGCTCACCGGCTACGCGAAGGACGTCTTCCCGCGGTTCCAGACGATGATCGGCAAGAAGGTCGACCGCGTGTTCGGCTGGGACACGCACGGTCTTCCGGCCGAACTGGAGGCGATGAAGCAGCTCGGAATCACAGAGAAGTCCGAGATCGAGGCGATGGGCATCTCCACGTTCAACGATCGGGCGCGCGAGTCGGTCCTGACGTACACGCGCGAGTGGGAAGAGTACGTCAACCGCCAGGCGCGGTGGGTCGATTTCGAGCGCGGCTACAAGACGCTCGACACCACCTACATGGAGAGCGTCCTGTGGGCCTTCAAAACGCTCTACGACAAGGGGCTCGCGTACGAGGGGTATCGCGTCCTGCCGTACTGCTGGCGCGACGAGACTCCGCTGAGCGCGCACGAGCTGCGCATGGACGACGACGTCTACAAGATGCGTCAGGACCCGTCGGTGACCGTGACCTTCCCGTTGACGGGCGCGAAGGCCGAATCGCTCGGTCTGACCGGCGTTCGCGCGCTGGCATGGACGACCACACCCTGGACGCTGCCCACGAACTTCGCCCTCGCGGTGGGTCCCGACATCAAGTACGTCGTGCTGCCCGCCGGCCCGAACGGCGCGGCCGATGTGCACCACGATCCTTCGACGGGCCCGGGCACCGTAGGCAACGAGCACGACCCGATCGAGGCGGCCGCGCACCGGTACCTGCTCGCGCAGGAGCTGCTCGGCAACTACGCGAAGGACCTCGGCTACGAGGACGCCGCGGCCGCCCAGGCGGCCGTGCATGCCACGATCCTCGGCGCAGAACTCGCGGACGTGACCTACGATCGGCTCTTCGACTACTACGCGGATGCCGAGATGTGGGGCACCGCGGATGCCTGGCGCATCCTGGTCGACGACTACGTCACGACTGCGGACGGCACGGGCATCGTCCACCAGGCGCCCGCCTACGGCGAGGACGACCAGCGGGTCGGCGAGGCTGCCGGCATCCCCACGATCCTCTCCCTGGACGACGGCGGCCGCTTCCTGCCTGCGGTCACCGACGTCGCCGGTGAACTGTGGATGGACGCGAACACGCCGCTCGTGCGTCTGCTGCGCCAGGACGGGCGCCTGCTGCGTCTGGCCAGTTACGAGCACTCGTACCCGCACTGCTGGCGCTGCCGGAACCCTCTGATCTACAAGGCCGTCTCCAGCTGGTTCGTGCGGGTCACCGAGTTCCGCGACCGCCTGGAGGAGCTGAACGAGCAGATCACCTGGGTGCCGGAAAACGTCAAGCACGGCCAGTTCGGCAAGTGGGTGCAGGGCGCACGCGACTGGTCGATCAGCCGCAACCGCTACTGGGGCTCGCCGATCCCGATCTGGAAGAGCGATGACCCCGAGTACCCCCGTGTCGACGCGTACGGCTCGCTGGAAGAGCTGGAGCGCGACTTCGGACGCCTCCCGCGCAACGCCGCCGGTGACGTCGATCTGCACCGGCCGTACATCGACGATCTGACGCGCCCGAACCCGGACGACCCGACCGGCGCAAGCACCATGCGGCGCATCGAGGACGTGCTGGATGTCTGGTTCGATTCGGCTTCGATGCCGTTCGCGCAGGTGCACTATCCGTTCGAGCACCACGAGTGGTTCGACTCGCACGCCCCGGCCGACTTCATCGTGGAGTACATCGGCCAGACGCGCGGCTGGTTCTACGTCATGCACGTACTCTCGGGCGCGCTGTTCGATCGCCCCGCGTTCAAGGGCGTGATCAGCCACGGCATCATCCTGGGCAACGACGGGCAGAAGGCGTCCAAGTCGCTGCGCAACTACCCGGACGTCTACGAGACGTACGAAAGCGACGGGTCGGATGCGACACGCTGGTACCTCATGTCCAGCCCGGTGCTGCGCGGCGGTAATTTCGTCGTCACGGCCGACGGCCTGCGCGCGGGTGTGCGGGAGTTCCTGCTGCCGCTGTGGAATTCGTGGTACTTCTTCGCCACGTACGCCAACGCCGCCCGCGCCGACGGAGGTGCGGGGTACGAGGCGACATGGCGCACCGACTCCACCGACGTGCTCGACCGCTACATCCTGGCGCTGACAGGCGATCTGGTCCGCGATGTTCGGGCGGGCTTGGAGAATCTGGACTCGCCCGCAGCCGCCACGGTGCTGCGGGAATTCGCCGAGGCGCTGACGAACTGGTTCATCCGCCGCTCGCGCGACCGGTTCTGGGTCGGCGTCTCGGACGACGACCCGACCACCACCGAGGCCTTCGACACGCTGTACACCGTCCTCGAGACGCTCACGCGGGTCGCGGCGCCCCTCATCCCGCTCATCTCGGAGCGCATCTGGCAGGGACTCACCGGCGGCCGCAGCGTGCACCTCACGGATTGGCCGGACGCCGACGCCTTCCCGGCGCACGCGGACATCCGTCCCGCGATGGATGCGGTGCGCGACATCTCCTCGGTCACGAATGCGCTGCGCAAGAAGAGCGGTCGACGTGTGCGCCTGCCGCTGGCGAGCCTCACGGTCGTACGAGCGGATGCCGGAACGCTGGCGCAATTCGAAGACATCCTGCGCGACGAATTGAACGTCAAGGCGGTGCAGCTGGTCGAACTCGGCACCGGTACCGCTGCGGAGTACGGCATCACCCACCGCCTGTCGGTGAACGCGCGCGCCGCCGGACCACGCCTCGGCAAGAGCGTCCAGACCGTCATCCAGGCCGCCCGATCCGGGGACTGGTCGGAGACCGACGGCGTGGTGACCGCCGGCGGCATCGCGCTCGAGCCGGCGGAGTACGAGCTCGCTCTGGAGACCACCGGCCGGCCGGAGGGAGAAGCGCTCGCGCTGCTGCCCGCCGGAGGCTTCGTCCTGCTGGACACCCGCACAACGCCGGAGCTCGAGGCCGAGGGGCTCGCGCGCGACGTCATCCGTGCGGTGCAGGACACCCGCCGTGCAGCCGGCTTCGATGTCAGCGATCGCATCCGGCTCCAGCTGCAGTTCGAGGATTCCGCAGATGCCGCGGCGGTCGCGGCCGCGTTCCAGCTCGCCGACGTCGCCGGCGAGACGCTGGCGGTCGCGCATGCGGTGCGGACGAGCACCGAGGTGCTCCTGGCCGACGGTCCCATCACGGAGACGGACGAGGTCGAGTACGAGGCGATCATCGAGGCTGGAACATACGCGAACCAGGGCGCCTTCACAGTGTCGGTGGCACGGACGGAGGTCGGCGCATGAGCGATCGAAGCCGCGCGGACGCGGTCTACGCCGCGCTCCTGGAACGTCAGGGCGAGCAGTGGGTGCAGCCGCGGGTGGAGCGCACCCGCCGTGTGCTCGAGCTGCTTGATGACCCGCAGCGCACCTACCGGGTGGTCCACGTCACGGGGACGAACGGGAAGACCTCCACCAGCCGCATCATCGAGAGCCTGGTTCGCGCGCACGGTCTTCGCACCGGCCTGTTCACGAGCCCGCACCTCGAGCGGTTCACCGAGCGCATCATGATCGACGGGGCACCGATCGCCGACGCCGCCGTGGCCGACGCCTGGGACGAGATCACGCCGTTCATCGACCTCGTCGATGCCGAGCTGTCCGCGGCGGGCGACGCCGCGCTCACCTTCTTCGAGCTGCTGACGGTGCTTGCCTTCGTCGCCTTCGCGGACGCGCCGATCGACGTGCTGGTCCTCGAGGTGGGCATGGGCGGCGCCTGGGACTCGACGAACACCGCGGACGGTGACGTCGCGGTCTTCGCGCCGATCGACATCGACCACGCCGACCGCCTTGGGGAGACGATCCGGGAGATCGCGATCGTGAAGGCCGGAATCATCAAGGACGGCGCCGCGGTGGTCTCGGCACGGCAGGATGCCGCGGCGCAGGCGGTCCTCCAGGCGGCCGCGACCGAACGCGGCGCGAGCATCGCCTTCGAGGGGACCGACTTCGCCCTCACCGAGGACCGTCTCGCCGTCGGCGGCCAGCTCATCTCCGTGCGCGGAATCGCCGGCACGTACGACGACGAATACCTTCCGCTGTACGGCGCCCATCAGGCGCGAAACGCCGCCCTCGCGATCGCGGCCGTCGAATCGCTGATCGGCGGCGGCGCGCAGGTGATCACGGGCGACATCCTCACCGAGGGCCTGGCTCAGGTGACCTCGCCCGGGCGACTGCAGCTGGTCGGCATCGATCCCACGGTTCTGGTGGATGCCGCGCACAACCCGCACGGCGCTCACGCGCTGGTCTCGGCCCTGCGCGAGTCGTTCGACTTCGACGAATGGGGTGTCGTGCTCGGGGTCCTGGCCGACAAGGACGCCGCGGGCATCGTGGCCCAGATCGCGCCGCTCGCCGCGCATGTCTTCGCCACCGCGCCCGAATCCGAACGTGCCGCGGACGCCGACGCCATCGCCGACCTCGCCGAAGCGGCCGGTCTGCCCGTCACCGTGCACGCCACCCTGGCGGAGGCTGCCGATGCCGCCCGGGAGTGGGCTGCAAATGCCGAGCGTCGCGCCGTCGTGATCGCCGGCTCGGTGCTTCTTGCCGGCGAGACGGTCACGCTCGCAGACGTCGAGGACTGGAAGAGCGGGTGGCAGCGATGAGTCGCCGGGAACGCGCGCCCCGCGTGCGCCGGGTGCGCGGCGCGCAGGAGTCGCTCGGATCGATCGTCCTGGCCTCCGAGTCGCTGATCGTGTTCCTGTGCGGGCTGGTCGTCTTCGGGTTGAAGGCGCTTCCCGCACCGATCGAGCCGTGGTGGGGCATCGTCGGCGGCGTGGTGCTGGCAGTGGCGATGCTGCTGGCCTCCGGGGTCGTGCGGTACCGGTGGGGGATCGTCCTGGGATGGGTCCTGCAGGTCGTGCTGGCTCTCGCCGGATTCCTCGTGCCGACGATCACGCTGGTCGCGCTGGTTTTCGGTGGCATGTGGGCGTATGCGACGATCAAGGGGGCGTCGCTGGATGCGCGAAACGCGCGGCTCGCCTCACAAGCAGACATCCCGAACGGAGACTGAAATGGCCACCGAAGAGACACTCGTCCTCGTCAAACCCGACGGCGTCGCCCGCGGCCTCACCGGCGCGATCCTGGCCCGCATCGAGGCCAAGGGGTATTCGCTCGTCGACATCCGGCTCGTGGAGCCCGACCGCGAGACGCTGGAGCAGCACTACGCGGAGCACGAGGGGAAGCCCTTCTACGAGCCGCTCCTGGAATTCATGCTGTCCGGACCGTCCGTCGCGATCCGGCTCGCCGGCAACCGGGTCATCGAAGGATTCCGCTCGCTCGCCGGGACCACGGACCCCACGACGGCTGCGCCGGGCACGATCCGTGGCGACTTCGGCCGCGACTGGGGCCTGAAGGTCCAGCAGAACCTGGTGCACGGTTCCGACAGCCCGGAGTCAGCGGCCCGCGAATTGGGTATCTGGTTCAGCTGACCCGGCGGGCCTCGAGACGCCGCCCCCTTCTCACCCGAGGATCGTGTCGAGGATGTTCGGGATGGCGTTCAGGCGGACCTGGGCCAGCAGCAGGATGATCGCGTAGCTGACGAAGGCCATCAACGGCACCCACACCATGAGGCGGTCGGCGCCGCGCCGGATGCGGGCGGAGACCGGCACCGCGCCGTTGCGCAGCACGTGCAAGGTGACGGCGTAGAACGACGGGATCGTGACCACCCACGTCACCATGCACCACGGGCACAGCGTGCCGAGCACGAAGACGCTCTGACCGATCAGCCAGAGGACGAATCCGAACGCGAAGGCCAGTCCCGCCCAGAAGCACCACCAGAACCACGCCGCGAACCGCGCTCCCGCGAGGATGGCGACGCCGACCACGATCGGCGCGATCCATCCGCTCAGACCAAGCAGGGGATTCGGGAAACCGAAGACGCTGCCCTGCCAGGACTGCAGATTCGCCGTGCACTGCACC
This portion of the Microbacterium pygmaeum genome encodes:
- the ileS gene encoding isoleucine--tRNA ligase; translated protein: MTYPRPTTTPGSSFGPAAVPVSSSPRFPEIELEVLDFWRQDGTFQASIAQREGAEEWVFYDGPPFANGLPHYGHLLTGYAKDVFPRFQTMIGKKVDRVFGWDTHGLPAELEAMKQLGITEKSEIEAMGISTFNDRARESVLTYTREWEEYVNRQARWVDFERGYKTLDTTYMESVLWAFKTLYDKGLAYEGYRVLPYCWRDETPLSAHELRMDDDVYKMRQDPSVTVTFPLTGAKAESLGLTGVRALAWTTTPWTLPTNFALAVGPDIKYVVLPAGPNGAADVHHDPSTGPGTVGNEHDPIEAAAHRYLLAQELLGNYAKDLGYEDAAAAQAAVHATILGAELADVTYDRLFDYYADAEMWGTADAWRILVDDYVTTADGTGIVHQAPAYGEDDQRVGEAAGIPTILSLDDGGRFLPAVTDVAGELWMDANTPLVRLLRQDGRLLRLASYEHSYPHCWRCRNPLIYKAVSSWFVRVTEFRDRLEELNEQITWVPENVKHGQFGKWVQGARDWSISRNRYWGSPIPIWKSDDPEYPRVDAYGSLEELERDFGRLPRNAAGDVDLHRPYIDDLTRPNPDDPTGASTMRRIEDVLDVWFDSASMPFAQVHYPFEHHEWFDSHAPADFIVEYIGQTRGWFYVMHVLSGALFDRPAFKGVISHGIILGNDGQKASKSLRNYPDVYETYESDGSDATRWYLMSSPVLRGGNFVVTADGLRAGVREFLLPLWNSWYFFATYANAARADGGAGYEATWRTDSTDVLDRYILALTGDLVRDVRAGLENLDSPAAATVLREFAEALTNWFIRRSRDRFWVGVSDDDPTTTEAFDTLYTVLETLTRVAAPLIPLISERIWQGLTGGRSVHLTDWPDADAFPAHADIRPAMDAVRDISSVTNALRKKSGRRVRLPLASLTVVRADAGTLAQFEDILRDELNVKAVQLVELGTGTAAEYGITHRLSVNARAAGPRLGKSVQTVIQAARSGDWSETDGVVTAGGIALEPAEYELALETTGRPEGEALALLPAGGFVLLDTRTTPELEAEGLARDVIRAVQDTRRAAGFDVSDRIRLQLQFEDSADAAAVAAAFQLADVAGETLAVAHAVRTSTEVLLADGPITETDEVEYEAIIEAGTYANQGAFTVSVARTEVGA
- a CDS encoding bifunctional folylpolyglutamate synthase/dihydrofolate synthase, yielding MSDRSRADAVYAALLERQGEQWVQPRVERTRRVLELLDDPQRTYRVVHVTGTNGKTSTSRIIESLVRAHGLRTGLFTSPHLERFTERIMIDGAPIADAAVADAWDEITPFIDLVDAELSAAGDAALTFFELLTVLAFVAFADAPIDVLVLEVGMGGAWDSTNTADGDVAVFAPIDIDHADRLGETIREIAIVKAGIIKDGAAVVSARQDAAAQAVLQAAATERGASIAFEGTDFALTEDRLAVGGQLISVRGIAGTYDDEYLPLYGAHQARNAALAIAAVESLIGGGAQVITGDILTEGLAQVTSPGRLQLVGIDPTVLVDAAHNPHGAHALVSALRESFDFDEWGVVLGVLADKDAAGIVAQIAPLAAHVFATAPESERAADADAIADLAEAAGLPVTVHATLAEAADAAREWAANAERRAVVIAGSVLLAGETVTLADVEDWKSGWQR
- a CDS encoding DUF4233 domain-containing protein, producing MSRRERAPRVRRVRGAQESLGSIVLASESLIVFLCGLVVFGLKALPAPIEPWWGIVGGVVLAVAMLLASGVVRYRWGIVLGWVLQVVLALAGFLVPTITLVALVFGGMWAYATIKGASLDARNARLASQADIPNGD
- the ndk gene encoding nucleoside-diphosphate kinase; its protein translation is MATEETLVLVKPDGVARGLTGAILARIEAKGYSLVDIRLVEPDRETLEQHYAEHEGKPFYEPLLEFMLSGPSVAIRLAGNRVIEGFRSLAGTTDPTTAAPGTIRGDFGRDWGLKVQQNLVHGSDSPESAARELGIWFS
- a CDS encoding vitamin K epoxide reductase family protein, which codes for MPETRHSRPVALAVWLIIAGVVGWWAAFSLTLERLHLLMDPDAAASCDFSILVQCTANLQSWQGSVFGFPNPLLGLSGWIAPIVVGVAILAGARFAAWFWWCFWAGLAFAFGFVLWLIGQSVFVLGTLCPWCMVTWVVTIPSFYAVTLHVLRNGAVPVSARIRRGADRLMVWVPLMAFVSYAIILLLAQVRLNAIPNILDTILG